One genomic segment of Streptomyces liangshanensis includes these proteins:
- the tmk gene encoding dTMP kinase has product MTRAEQPTVVSPTSDSDALAADSRERAVRSLLRLPPLRRLWGAQLIGGVGDALAVLVLLLLSLQAAISEGSFGAGYRGAAFAVAAVFGARVVATVLFGAVLLGPLTALVTPPSGTRSSGTRPRTGAGAGEAGGTGASAVAADGSPLPRNASAPASASGKRAKPRKQPREGGPLDRRWTMIGADVVRLALLIIAPLWIDWTPDRALPILLGTVFVAGVAERFWTIAKESAAPALLPAPPLEGAAVRPLPDHLDALHRLSLRTAFLAVPAAAAVLLVATLIGNLLGTGIDWFSLHQAALGSYVAAGLFAASVSTLYFIELPDGRTPRPRSPLEGLRRPSASTSAGSRSSAGKGRTGGVPLFVLACSAVAGAVSAAVAVSVLHAKDLGGGPVAFALLVLLLTGGTGLGIRRAAKVLPSLSRRRLLPLAIALTGISLLAMGLVPDTATVLFLALFTGFAAGVAANTGHTLIDLETEESLRTRVTEHLHAVVRVFVAAGVVVAPLLAAAIGPHRLANEDFVFAHGGAAFTLMLVGALLLPVAAVVLAKTDDRAGVPLRRDLRDAVRGGADPAQAPAASGFFLAVEGGDGAGKSTQVEALAEWIRGKGHEVVVTREPGATPVGKRLRSILLDVSSAGLSNRAEALLYAADRAEHVDSVVRPALERGAIVISDRYIDSSVAYQGAGRDLSPTEIARISRWATDGLVPHLTVLLDVSPETARERFTEAPDRLESEPAEFHERVRSGFLTLAAADPARYLVVDAGQEPAAVTTVVRHRLDQMLPLSEAEVKAREDARKAAIEEARRRAEEEAARKAEEERLERERQAQLAKLRAEEEERKRRELEEARQREAERQAEEARQRAEDERRLAEEERRRREAEQQAHEAEQARLRRQAEDEARLRAEAEERRREKQRKAEEALLRAEEARRLAEESAAAAAAASAKAAEEEAAAGRAAAEQAAAERAAVERAAAEQAAAERAAAERAVAERAAAERAVAERAAAEEAARQAAEREAAAAREAAEAAARAAADAERPVPPAYPPHETTVPTPVVPSGKFLKKPDLTKPELKKPESGESDSQGPESTGPDSKGPEAKGPQFAPDEVTREVPAVRPEGERPGRDSDAEETAVIPQVQEPAADETRVIPRIQDPAADDTAVIPQVRDARVERPKDAEGSADAADSGSAQEAPGSHGSQDEPGSSDARDPRQSWAPPAPPAAPQPRGVRDARDAREVRATDETAVLPPVRPVQDTVPADRVPPGFFREETPDPAAVDGPNERTRELPQLYPDAGQGPEPGYAQAPEAERPRRRSDWAEETPLDDLPTLADELLGPHDDDRDENGGRRRRR; this is encoded by the coding sequence ATGACGCGAGCCGAGCAGCCAACGGTCGTGAGCCCCACCTCCGACTCCGACGCACTTGCCGCAGACTCACGAGAGCGCGCCGTCCGATCACTGCTGCGCCTCCCACCGCTCCGGCGGCTGTGGGGCGCCCAGCTCATCGGCGGGGTGGGCGACGCGCTCGCCGTTCTCGTGCTTCTGCTCCTGTCGTTGCAAGCGGCGATCTCCGAGGGCTCGTTCGGTGCGGGATACCGGGGCGCGGCGTTCGCCGTCGCGGCGGTGTTCGGGGCACGGGTCGTGGCCACGGTGCTGTTCGGGGCGGTGCTCCTGGGACCGCTGACGGCGTTGGTGACTCCCCCTTCCGGCACCCGTTCTTCCGGCACACGTCCGAGGACGGGCGCCGGTGCGGGCGAGGCCGGCGGGACCGGCGCCTCGGCCGTCGCGGCCGACGGCAGCCCCCTGCCGCGTAACGCCTCTGCCCCCGCTTCCGCTTCCGGCAAGCGTGCCAAGCCGCGCAAGCAGCCGCGGGAGGGCGGGCCGCTCGACCGCCGCTGGACGATGATCGGCGCGGACGTCGTACGCCTCGCGCTCCTGATCATCGCGCCGCTGTGGATCGACTGGACCCCGGACCGCGCCCTGCCCATCCTGCTCGGCACGGTCTTCGTGGCCGGCGTCGCCGAGCGCTTCTGGACGATCGCCAAGGAGAGCGCGGCTCCCGCCCTGCTCCCGGCGCCTCCGTTGGAGGGCGCGGCGGTCCGCCCGCTGCCCGACCATCTCGACGCCCTGCACCGGCTCTCGCTGCGCACGGCGTTCCTCGCCGTGCCCGCGGCGGCGGCCGTGCTGCTCGTGGCCACACTGATCGGCAATCTGCTCGGCACGGGCATCGACTGGTTCTCGCTGCATCAGGCGGCCCTCGGGTCGTACGTGGCGGCGGGACTCTTCGCCGCCTCCGTGTCGACGCTCTACTTCATCGAGCTGCCCGACGGGCGGACGCCCCGGCCGCGCTCGCCGCTGGAAGGGCTGCGACGGCCCTCGGCCTCCACGTCCGCCGGTTCCCGCTCCAGTGCGGGCAAGGGGCGTACGGGCGGAGTGCCGCTGTTCGTCCTCGCCTGCTCCGCCGTGGCCGGCGCGGTGTCGGCCGCCGTGGCCGTGTCCGTCCTGCACGCGAAGGACCTCGGCGGCGGCCCCGTCGCGTTCGCGCTGCTCGTCCTCCTCCTGACCGGAGGCACCGGGCTCGGCATCCGGCGCGCGGCCAAGGTGCTGCCCTCCCTGTCCCGCCGCCGCCTGCTGCCGCTGGCGATCGCGCTGACCGGGATCTCGCTGCTCGCCATGGGGCTCGTCCCGGACACGGCGACCGTCCTGTTCCTCGCGCTGTTCACCGGCTTCGCCGCCGGTGTCGCGGCGAACACCGGGCACACGCTCATCGATCTGGAGACCGAGGAATCACTCCGTACGCGCGTGACGGAACATCTCCACGCGGTCGTACGGGTCTTCGTGGCGGCCGGCGTGGTCGTCGCGCCCCTGCTCGCCGCCGCCATCGGCCCGCACCGCCTCGCCAACGAGGACTTCGTCTTCGCGCACGGCGGCGCGGCCTTCACGCTCATGCTGGTCGGCGCGCTGCTGCTGCCCGTCGCGGCCGTGGTGCTCGCCAAGACCGACGACCGCGCGGGTGTGCCGCTGCGCAGGGACCTGCGGGACGCGGTGCGCGGCGGCGCCGATCCGGCGCAGGCCCCGGCCGCGTCCGGCTTCTTCCTCGCGGTGGAGGGCGGTGACGGCGCCGGCAAGTCCACGCAGGTGGAGGCGCTGGCGGAGTGGATCCGCGGCAAGGGACACGAGGTGGTCGTCACGCGCGAGCCCGGCGCGACGCCGGTCGGCAAGCGGCTGCGGTCCATCCTGCTCGACGTGTCGAGCGCCGGGTTGTCGAACCGCGCGGAGGCGCTGCTGTACGCGGCCGACCGCGCCGAGCACGTCGACTCGGTGGTCCGTCCCGCCCTGGAGCGGGGTGCGATTGTCATCTCGGACCGGTACATCGACTCGTCCGTGGCGTACCAGGGCGCGGGCCGTGACCTCTCGCCCACGGAGATCGCGCGGATCTCGCGCTGGGCGACGGACGGTCTCGTACCGCACCTGACGGTGCTGCTCGACGTCTCCCCGGAGACGGCGCGTGAGCGGTTCACGGAGGCGCCGGACCGGCTGGAGTCGGAGCCCGCGGAGTTCCACGAGCGGGTACGGTCCGGCTTCCTGACCCTCGCGGCGGCCGACCCCGCCCGGTACCTCGTCGTGGACGCGGGCCAGGAGCCGGCGGCCGTCACCACGGTCGTACGGCACCGGCTCGACCAGATGCTGCCGCTGTCCGAGGCCGAGGTGAAAGCCCGGGAGGACGCGCGGAAGGCCGCCATCGAGGAGGCTCGCCGCCGGGCCGAGGAAGAGGCGGCGCGCAAGGCGGAGGAAGAGCGGCTGGAGCGCGAGCGCCAGGCGCAGCTGGCCAAGCTCCGGGCCGAGGAGGAGGAGCGCAAGCGCCGCGAGCTGGAGGAGGCGCGGCAGCGCGAGGCCGAACGGCAGGCGGAGGAGGCCAGGCAGCGCGCCGAGGACGAACGCCGGCTGGCCGAGGAGGAGCGCAGGCGCCGGGAGGCCGAGCAGCAGGCGCACGAGGCGGAGCAGGCGCGTCTCAGGAGGCAGGCCGAGGACGAGGCCCGGCTGCGTGCCGAGGCGGAGGAACGGCGCCGGGAGAAGCAGCGCAAGGCGGAGGAGGCGCTGCTCAGGGCCGAGGAGGCGCGGCGGCTCGCGGAGGAGTCCGCGGCGGCGGCCGCGGCGGCTTCGGCCAAGGCGGCGGAGGAAGAGGCGGCGGCCGGACGGGCCGCCGCGGAGCAGGCGGCTGCCGAGAGGGCCGCCGTGGAGCGCGCCGCTGCGGAGCAGGCCGCGGCCGAGAGGGCTGCCGCCGAGCGGGCTGTGGCGGAACGGGCCGCTGCCGAGCGGGCTGTCGCGGAGCGCGCCGCGGCCGAGGAGGCGGCCAGGCAGGCCGCTGAGCGGGAGGCCGCGGCTGCTCGGGAGGCCGCTGAGGCGGCGGCTCGGGCTGCGGCGGACGCGGAGCGGCCCGTACCGCCGGCGTATCCGCCGCACGAGACGACGGTGCCGACGCCGGTGGTGCCGAGCGGGAAGTTCCTGAAGAAGCCGGACCTGACGAAACCGGAGTTGAAGAAGCCGGAGTCGGGGGAGTCGGATTCGCAGGGGCCCGAGTCGACGGGGCCCGACTCGAAGGGGCCGGAGGCGAAGGGACCGCAGTTCGCTCCGGACGAGGTGACGCGGGAGGTGCCGGCGGTACGTCCGGAGGGCGAGCGGCCGGGACGGGACTCCGACGCCGAGGAGACGGCGGTCATCCCGCAGGTCCAGGAGCCGGCCGCGGACGAGACCCGGGTGATCCCGCGGATCCAGGATCCGGCGGCCGACGACACGGCGGTGATCCCGCAGGTACGGGACGCGCGTGTCGAGCGTCCTAAGGATGCGGAGGGTTCGGCGGACGCGGCGGACTCGGGCAGTGCGCAGGAGGCGCCGGGTTCGCACGGCTCACAGGACGAGCCGGGTTCGTCGGACGCGCGGGATCCGCGGCAGTCGTGGGCCCCGCCGGCCCCGCCAGCCGCCCCCCAGCCGCGTGGCGTGCGGGACGCCAGGGACGCGCGCGAGGTGCGCGCCACCGACGAGACCGCCGTACTGCCGCCGGTACGGCCCGTACAGGACACCGTTCCCGCGGACCGGGTGCCGCCGGGCTTCTTCCGTGAGGAGACGCCGGATCCGGCGGCGGTCGACGGCCCCAACGAGCGCACGCGTGAGCTGCCGCAGCTGTATCCGGACGCCGGACAGGGCCCGGAGCCCGGGTACGCGCAGGCGCCGGAGGCGGAGCGTCCGCGCCGTCGCTCGGACTGGGCGGAGGAGACCCCCTTGGACGACCTCCCGACCCTGGCCGACGAACTGCTCGGCCCGCACGACGACGACCGCGACGAGAACGGCGGACGGCGGCGGCGCCGCTAG
- a CDS encoding McrB family protein — MLTSSGTRWAPPYDEVRKNLQIRSKQVAPELQDQADQRFRTYMALFRGIGLLYEESGVLESTDIGKTLLAILNEQYQRIDDFSQQIYGTYRAQLAQMVAPSLARYQLANPLTRDPYPPGTNIRPLLAIWRTMRKLDNKLHWEEMGRCLTTCLKESEIDSAIERIANARTQAGYDPNDPAIMDQVLGPRRPDKGANQSDRLDTWFSRAAFKNLLLEYRDRPDGYRYLNPEFIPLIDETIEASSEPRLFEDRGEYVRWLGEAPEKPTLILAHSDNKFRNLIVEKCRRYGDRQIVALVGPAGTGKTRVAQEVAMALSEGDLTRILTVQFHAAFTYEEFVGGLAPSNGGGFEPSPGALVQINEAALASPDKTHVLIVDELSRADVANVLGELLTYIEYRNRPFLVPGLNQRVSIAPNLVIIATMNPSDRSVINMDDALVRRLRQIEIPPSRDALEAILTESGMENDLRSQVVRWFDGLPADAPFGHGLFVGMRDEHDLHDLWNESLRYFLRRGGITTYPNPEQIENGYVWRSPTYSATSEE; from the coding sequence ATGCTGACTTCATCGGGAACACGTTGGGCACCGCCTTACGACGAAGTGCGCAAAAATCTGCAGATCAGAAGCAAGCAGGTTGCGCCCGAGCTACAAGATCAAGCAGATCAACGCTTTAGAACATACATGGCATTGTTCCGAGGAATCGGCCTGCTATATGAAGAAAGCGGCGTGCTGGAGTCTACGGACATTGGCAAAACTCTACTTGCCATCCTCAATGAACAATATCAGCGCATCGATGACTTCAGCCAGCAGATCTATGGCACCTACCGCGCTCAGCTCGCCCAGATGGTGGCCCCTAGCCTCGCTAGGTACCAACTCGCAAATCCACTCACACGAGACCCTTATCCGCCGGGAACTAACATCAGGCCCCTGTTGGCGATCTGGCGCACGATGAGGAAACTGGACAACAAACTACATTGGGAGGAAATGGGGCGGTGCCTCACCACGTGCTTGAAGGAATCAGAAATCGATTCGGCAATCGAACGGATTGCAAATGCTCGCACGCAGGCTGGCTACGATCCGAATGACCCTGCCATCATGGATCAGGTCCTCGGCCCTCGTCGCCCCGACAAGGGAGCCAACCAGTCCGACAGGCTAGACACATGGTTTTCTCGCGCAGCCTTCAAAAATCTTTTGCTTGAATATCGCGATCGACCGGATGGCTACCGCTACCTGAACCCAGAATTTATTCCTCTCATCGACGAAACGATTGAGGCCTCCTCTGAGCCGCGACTGTTTGAAGACCGAGGGGAGTACGTGCGTTGGCTAGGAGAAGCTCCAGAGAAACCGACACTCATTCTTGCCCACTCCGACAATAAGTTCCGAAACCTCATCGTCGAGAAGTGTCGCCGCTATGGCGATCGTCAAATCGTGGCGCTCGTCGGACCAGCTGGGACAGGAAAAACAAGAGTGGCGCAGGAAGTGGCCATGGCCTTGTCGGAAGGGGACCTCACGCGCATTTTGACCGTGCAATTCCATGCCGCATTCACCTACGAGGAATTCGTGGGCGGACTCGCTCCCAGCAATGGCGGTGGTTTTGAGCCGTCACCCGGGGCTCTTGTGCAGATAAACGAGGCAGCTCTGGCGTCTCCAGATAAGACGCACGTTCTCATCGTCGACGAGTTGAGCAGAGCCGATGTCGCCAATGTCCTAGGCGAACTCCTCACATACATCGAGTATAGAAACCGCCCATTCCTAGTCCCTGGACTGAATCAACGGGTATCCATTGCTCCGAACCTCGTGATCATTGCAACCATGAATCCTTCCGATCGAAGCGTTATCAACATGGACGACGCATTGGTAAGAAGGCTGAGGCAGATCGAAATTCCACCCAGTCGCGATGCTCTCGAAGCAATCTTGACCGAGTCGGGAATGGAAAATGACCTTCGAAGCCAAGTGGTTCGGTGGTTCGACGGTCTGCCAGCAGATGCCCCCTTCGGGCACGGTCTATTCGTTGGCATGCGCGATGAACATGACCTGCACGACCTCTGGAACGAATCGCTACGATACTTCCTCCGCCGGGGCGGTATCACAACATACCCCAATCCGGAACAGATCGAGAATGGTTATGTCTGGAGAAGTCCCACTTATAGCGCGACATCCGAGGAATAG
- a CDS encoding alpha/beta hydrolase yields the protein MDTRRLFRISATALVAAGLLLSGCSSDSASGAGTGTRTGAGSTAEQAALKKFYGQKLAWRSCGAAGFDCATMKAPLDYAKPDGTEISLAVARKKATGPGKRLGSLQVNPGGPGGSAIGYLQAYAGIGYPAPVRARYDMVAVDPRGVADSEPVECLTGKEMDAYTQVDQTPDDPREETLLTTSFKKFAAGCEKRSAKILPHVSTVDAARDMDIFRAALGDKKLTYVGASYGTFLGATYAELFPGNTGRLVLDGAMDPSLPARELNRDQTAGFETAFTSFAADCVKRKDCPLGTKSVADVGARMKAFFTALDAKPVATGESRRLTESLATTGVIAAMYDESTWPQLREALTTAMAGDGSALLSLADSYYERDGDGTYANLMFANSAVNCLDLPPAFSGPAEVTAALPSFEQASPVFGEGLAWASLNCAYWPTKATGTAHRIEAKGAAPIVVVGTTRDPATPYKWAVSLADQLSSATLLTYDGDGHTAYGRGSDCIDTAINTYLLEGTPPKPATKCS from the coding sequence ATGGACACGAGGCGCCTCTTCCGTATCTCCGCCACCGCCCTCGTGGCGGCCGGCCTGCTGCTCTCCGGCTGTAGTTCGGACTCGGCGTCCGGAGCGGGTACGGGGACGAGAACGGGAGCGGGCTCGACGGCGGAACAGGCCGCGCTGAAGAAGTTCTACGGGCAGAAGCTCGCGTGGCGTTCGTGCGGGGCGGCCGGCTTCGACTGCGCCACCATGAAGGCCCCGCTGGACTACGCGAAGCCGGACGGGACCGAGATCAGCCTGGCGGTTGCCCGGAAGAAGGCCACGGGCCCCGGCAAACGCCTCGGTTCCCTCCAGGTCAACCCGGGCGGCCCCGGCGGCTCGGCGATCGGCTACCTCCAGGCGTACGCGGGCATCGGTTACCCGGCCCCGGTCCGTGCGCGGTACGACATGGTGGCCGTCGACCCGCGCGGAGTGGCCGACAGCGAGCCCGTCGAATGCCTCACGGGCAAGGAGATGGACGCGTACACGCAGGTCGACCAGACCCCGGACGACCCGCGCGAGGAGACGCTGCTGACCACGTCGTTCAAGAAGTTCGCGGCGGGCTGCGAGAAGCGGTCGGCCAAGATCCTCCCGCACGTGTCCACGGTCGACGCGGCCCGCGACATGGACATCTTCCGCGCGGCGCTGGGCGACAAGAAGCTGACGTACGTGGGGGCCTCGTACGGGACCTTCCTCGGGGCGACGTACGCCGAGCTGTTCCCCGGGAACACCGGGCGACTCGTCCTCGACGGGGCGATGGACCCCTCGCTCCCGGCCCGCGAGCTGAACCGCGACCAGACCGCCGGCTTCGAGACGGCCTTCACGTCCTTCGCGGCCGACTGCGTGAAGCGGAAGGACTGCCCGCTCGGCACCAAGTCCGTCGCCGACGTCGGCGCGCGGATGAAGGCGTTCTTCACCGCCCTGGACGCCAAGCCCGTGGCCACCGGGGAGAGCCGCCGCCTGACCGAGTCGCTGGCGACGACGGGGGTGATCGCCGCGATGTACGACGAGTCCACCTGGCCGCAGCTGCGCGAGGCGCTCACGACGGCGATGGCGGGCGACGGCTCGGCGCTCCTCAGTCTCGCCGACTCGTACTACGAACGCGACGGAGACGGTACGTACGCGAACCTGATGTTCGCCAACTCCGCCGTCAACTGCCTGGACCTCCCGCCCGCCTTCAGCGGCCCCGCCGAGGTCACCGCGGCGCTGCCCTCCTTCGAGCAGGCCTCCCCGGTCTTCGGCGAGGGCCTCGCGTGGGCGTCCCTGAACTGCGCGTACTGGCCGACGAAGGCCACCGGCACGGCCCACCGCATCGAGGCGAAGGGCGCGGCCCCGATCGTCGTGGTCGGCACCACCCGCGACCCGGCGACCCCGTACAAGTGGGCGGTCTCCCTGGCCGACCAGCTCTCGTCGGCCACCCTGCTCACGTACGACGGCGACGGCCACACCGCCTACGGCCGGGGCAGCGACTGCATCGACACGGCGATCAACACGTACCTCCTGGAGGGCACACCCCCCAAACCCGCCACAAAGTGCTCCTGA
- a CDS encoding DNA polymerase III subunit delta' — protein sequence MTVWDDLVGQDRVQATLAAAARDADARVTAEAAGLVPPEASRMTHAWLFTGPPGSGRSTAARAFAAALQCTSPDRALGGEPGCGFCDGCHTSLIGTHADVDVIRTDLLSIGVKETRELVRRSQLSPAGGRWQVNVLEDADRLTEGAGNVLLKAVEEPAQRTVWLLCAPSLEDVLPTIRSRCRHLVLRTPPVEAVADVLIRRDGIDPEAAHAAARATQGHIGRARRLATDERARARRATVLKMPLRVDDIGGCLRAAQELIDAATEDAKQVAEDVDVKETEDMKAALGASAGGRMPRGTAGVMKELADRQKRRSTRTQRDSLDLALTELTGFYRDVLALQLGSRVQLANVDVRDALDRVARASTPERTLRRIESISACRQALDRNVAPLLAVEAMAVSLRAG from the coding sequence ATGACCGTATGGGACGACCTGGTCGGGCAGGACCGCGTCCAGGCGACGCTGGCGGCGGCCGCGCGGGACGCGGACGCGCGCGTCACGGCCGAGGCGGCGGGCCTCGTACCCCCCGAGGCGTCGAGGATGACGCATGCCTGGCTCTTCACCGGCCCCCCCGGTTCCGGCCGCTCCACCGCCGCCCGCGCCTTCGCCGCCGCCCTCCAGTGCACCAGCCCGGACCGCGCGCTGGGCGGGGAGCCGGGCTGCGGGTTCTGCGACGGCTGCCATACGAGCCTGATCGGGACGCACGCGGATGTGGACGTCATCCGTACCGACCTGCTCTCCATCGGCGTGAAGGAGACCCGTGAGCTGGTCCGCCGCTCGCAGCTCTCCCCGGCCGGCGGGCGCTGGCAGGTCAACGTGCTGGAGGACGCCGACCGCCTCACCGAGGGCGCGGGCAACGTCCTGCTGAAGGCCGTGGAGGAGCCGGCGCAGCGCACCGTATGGCTGCTCTGCGCCCCCTCGCTGGAGGACGTCCTGCCCACGATCCGTTCGCGCTGCCGCCACCTCGTCCTGCGTACGCCGCCCGTGGAGGCGGTGGCGGACGTCCTGATCCGGCGCGACGGCATCGACCCCGAGGCCGCGCACGCCGCCGCGCGCGCGACCCAGGGGCACATCGGCCGGGCCCGCCGCCTGGCCACGGACGAGCGGGCCCGCGCCCGCCGCGCCACGGTCCTGAAGATGCCGCTGCGCGTCGACGACATCGGCGGCTGCCTGCGGGCGGCCCAGGAGCTGATCGACGCCGCGACGGAGGACGCCAAGCAGGTCGCCGAGGATGTCGACGTCAAGGAGACGGAGGACATGAAGGCGGCGCTCGGCGCGTCGGCGGGCGGCCGGATGCCGCGCGGTACGGCGGGTGTGATGAAGGAGCTGGCCGACCGCCAGAAGCGCCGTTCGACCCGTACGCAGCGCGACAGCCTCGACCTGGCGCTGACCGAGCTCACCGGCTTCTACCGCGACGTCCTGGCCCTCCAGTTGGGCTCCCGCGTCCAGCTCGCCAACGTGGACGTACGGGACGCGCTGGACCGGGTCGCCAGGGCCTCCACGCCGGAGCGGACGCTGCGGCGCATCGAGTCGATCAGCGCGTGCCGGCAGGCCCTGGACCGCAACGTGGCGCCGCTGCTGGCGGTCGAGGCGATGGCGGTGTCGCTGCGCGCGGGCTGA